The window ggatgcgctgcatccgagggtgctaaaggagttggcggatgtgactgcagagccattggccattatctttgaaaactcgtggcaatcgggggaggtcccggatgactggaaaaaagctaatatagtgcccatcttttaaaaagggaagaaggaggatcctgGGAACTAtaagccagtcagcctcacctcagtccctggaaaaatcatggagcaggtcctcaaggaatcaattctgaagcacttagaggagaggaaagtgatcaggaacagtcagcatggattcggcaagggcaagtcatgcctgactaacctaattgccttctatgaggagataactgggtctgtgatgttattccttgactttagcaaagcttttgatacagtctcccacagtattcttgccagcaagttaaagaagtatgggctggatgaatggactataaggtggatagaaagctggctatatcatcgggctcaacgggtagtgatcaatggctccatgtctagttggcaaccagattcaagcagagtgccccagtggtcagtcctggggccggttttgttcaatagcttcattaatgatctgtagGACGGCGTGGACtgtactctcagcaagtttgcagatgacactaaacttggaggagtggtagatacactggagggtagggataggattcagagggacctagacaaattagaggattgggccaaaagaaacctgatgaggttcagcaaggacaagtgcagagtcctgcacttagaacggaagaatcccattcactgttacagactagggacagcatggctaggaagcagttctgcagaaaggacctaggggttacagtggacgagaagctagatatgagtcaacagtgtgcccttgttgccaagaaggctaacagcattttgggctgtataagtaggggtattgccaacagatcgagggacgtgatcattcccctctatttgacattggtgaggcctcatctggagtactgtgtccagtttgcgccccacactacaagaaggatgtggaaaaattggaaagagtccagcaaagggcaacaaaaatcattagggggctggagcacatgacttatgtgagaggctgagggaactgggattgtttagtctgcagaagagaagagtggaggggggatttgagagctgctttcaactacctgaaagggggttgcaaagaggatagatctagactgttctcagtggttcctgatgtcagaacaagtagtaatggtctcaagttgcagtgggggaggtttaggttggatattaagaaaaactttttcactgggagggtgttgaagcactggaatgggctccctagggaggtggtggaatctccttccttaaaggtttttaaggtcaggcttgacaaagccctggctgagatgatttagttagtgttggtcctgctttgagcagggggttgaactagatgacctcctgaggtcccttccaaccctgatattctatgattctataaaatatTTCTCAATCTTTATTTCATGCTCCCATGCTTTGTCATCTGCCAGGATATGCATACAGACCATTTCAGCTGTAGCAGCATCTGGGGCATGGAGTGACTGAGTCCCAGCCTTCTGGTCAAAGTCCATCAGCAAAGCTCCTAGTTCCTGATTTGAGGTTTTCTTTCCAAAGGATAAACCCTTTTCTTTACATAATTTTTTAAGGTCTTTCAAATCAAGATGCTCCTATGATTGTGGTTACTCATTGTGACTAATCTTTAACTCTTAAAACTCTCAATATCAAATTTAAACTTTAAATAGCATTGGGTTCTAATTGTTAAGCCAGTTGGCCTGTGGCATGTGAATCCTGTTTGACTACACCAGTTGTCATGCTGTCTGAAGTGGCTTAGCAACAATGAGTGCCAATTTCAAGTCAGACTGTCagaaagcagggcagacaccccaaactgatgTTGTatcctataattagatttcatcaagcCAATAACAAATGTGCAATTCTGGATCGCTGCATTAGTCTTACCATGGGGTCACAAACAGTCCCCGTAGGTTCTCCAACCTGCCTTGCCACTCATACAAATTGGACTTTGTGATAATGGTCTCTTACACCAAATTCCACATCACATTAGGTTATTCCCAACCCCAAAGAGTCAGTCACTTACCCAGATCAATGAATAGTCTTGATTTCACACCAAAAACAATTCTGGTAGCTGATTTCTCTAGTAAACAAACTAAAGTTTTATCAGTAAGAAAAGAAAttagagttattgagaggttaaagcaggtaaaatacattAACAGGTGAGTCAGTTGGTAAGTCCAAAATGATGATAGAGATGTAGTGATCTGCTAGTTTTCCAAAAGTTCCTCAGGGTTGCCCAGGGTAATTCAAGGGATCTTTTGTCTACTTGTTCAGTAGTCCGCCCTGTTAGAATCCGAAACAGTTCAGAGATACAGGATCAATCCTTGTATCCATTCTTATAGCTGCTGTCTGTGGAAAGCCATCTGGCAAATGTTTTCATCACAACATGGGCTCTTCTTTTGTTGATTAAATGCAGAGTCTGTGAACTTCCATTGTCTAGCACAACAACCCATGCTCCGAAGTTAGCAATCTTTTACATTTCCAAGACTCCAATCTTGTGCAATGGGTAAACGTAATATAAACACAGTGTGATGACCAGAAACAATCTTTTGTTACTTTTCAATAAGTTTACATATCCAGTACATTTACATCTTAACACTAACACACACTTCAATCTAGGGTTATTTAATTACCGGGTATACATAATGTAATACGATAGTAAACAACAGTTTATAGGTAAGTGAAGACAATAACAtttcttctgtttgccagaagctgggaatgggcaacagggcatggatcacttgatattacctgttctgttcatttgctctggggtacctggcattggccactgtcagaagacaggatactgggctagatggacctttggtctgacccaatttGACCGtacttatattcttatgttctttgatATGCACACACAAGTGAAATGCTCCACATATACCAGGACACTTAACATTTCTTTGATATTCACCCACAAGTGAATTAATCTATGGCTTTAATCTGAGTTGGCCTGTTAAGGTCACAAGATGCTCTGCCTGCTCGGAAAGGCCCTCATCTGGTGTGTCGAAGGAAGATAATGGAAGGATAGGAAAGTGGAGTTGCTCCTTTTTGGAGAGAAGGAATGTAGGGGTCACATATAGGGTGTGATGGGGGAGGTGCTTAGGATGTTGGTATTTCTTGGTGCCCTAAGGGTTAACTTGATAGATCACTGAGATCTGCATTCAGGCTTTTATCCAGTATCTTATACAATGTTTTGTATCTCCATTAGGCTGCAGATGTAGGTCTTAAAGTAGCAGGATTCAGAATGGTCAGACAGTGTGCCAGGCAGCTAAAACAGCTGAGTCCAAGGGTGATGATTACAGCTGTGAACCAACCAACCAATCAATCTTTGTTTTTCAATAGACTGACAGCATTGGAACTGATTCCAAGTTATTGGACTTGCTCACTCAAGAAGGACCATCCTGCTCTGGATACTGCTcacctgggcctgatggtaatgTCACAGAATTGGAGAAGTAAGGGGGACTGCACATCTGGGGAGAGGCTATGAGGCTTCATGGAAGGGTCTGAAGTGATTCAGGGAGCCTGACTTTGAGATCAGGTTCTGAAGCTGTGCAGAAAGAGGAAGGTTCTGATACTATATATACATGGGGAGACAGAGGGAGTAAATCTGAGGTGGCACAGTGGGGAGGAAGATTTTTATATTGGGTTGTGAGGTGGCCTCTGacataaaaaggagagagaagggttggtaggatcagagtctgagGTAGGATATAGGAAAGGTGCGAGGCAGCATTGTCCAGTGGATAGGacactgggctgggagtcaggagatcttcATTCTGTTCCTTGCTCTGTCACTAATgtgctgtgtgaccatgggcaagtcacttcccctctttgtgcctctgttttccctcctttGTCCATCTTGTCTAGTAAGATTCTTACatacaaataaaacaatgttaaaaatgTTATTAGGTTGCACAGTCAAGCTCGTGAAATTTAGGAAATACCAGATTTAGTTTTTCTTAAATCTGTCCACTCGTGTCCCCTGCACTGAATGAAACAggtgtcctgtggaaaaaatagcatgtgattatgtaagtaaagactgtatcataatgcatatgcaaagGGGAGCAGAATTAAAGTTCATGGGAAACCATAAATCTGACATTACCTAACATTCAAGAGCTTGACTTGCcgtctcagtgtttttaacataattttttgtttttaatttcctgtgGGGGGTTTAAAGCAAAAGGTAAAAACTAATTCTGTTAtgttgtgaaagctggctgaccccccttaatagattacaagcggccagtaggtgtGGGGGGAGCGtaaaattttacacttaccaatttaagtattaacacgcaagggtctttgtctaaatatgtataaaaggtttgtaaaatttgtgtaaaacagtcttttgtaccaaggtacaggctctcctttttctgcaaaataaaaaatttttccttatccctgtcaggctgttaattggctctcagctaggcaaacccaatatttcagtaacaatgtgCTACCACTTGAACTTCAGGACTAACTATGTTAGCTGGCAGCAAGAGAAGGCTGTTATTTCAGAGAGGGGAATGGACTTGCTGGATCCTGGTGTGGGAGCCTGCCCTGGTTCCCTTTCTCcaactcactccatccccacgAGTTAAGCAAGGTCCTGCACCATGTGGTGCCCCAGTCAAAGGTATAAGCTGCTAGGTctggaggatgaggagagcctgCCGTAAGGCACCACTAtctgtctctcttctcccctcactTCTTGAGGAAGCTCCAGCCCCATGTGTCTGGATCTCTTTCCATCTGTTCACTGGCTTGCTGTGGATCTGGATTTTCTGCTGGTGAAATGCATGTATTTTGTCACTAGGTCATTCAGCAGCACTAGTGAATAATGAACCACAATCTCCTCAGCCATCTGAAGATATCATGGCTCTAACCCAGGTATGACCTTGGCAATATAGGTTCTATCACAAAGTTAGACAAGTCTACAGTCTAGATAATGTCCAATCTAGTTTGAAAAGGCTCAGATTATAGAGCTTCCACAATCTCACAACCTGATGGTGCTATTATGGTGCTGAGCAAGGCTCTATGTGTTTAGCtctctttaatcattcctgttaaTCAGTCCAGCTTGACAGCAGCACAGCCATTGCAACACCAGAACATTAATGGTATGGGGAGTTAAAGCATAAATACGAGGGGGTAGGGGGACAGGTGACCTCCACCCTTTGCTCTGAGGAGGATTCATTGCCCCCCTATCTCCAGAAGAGAGCAAGACCACAAGGAATGCTACTTGAATAAGAGCAAATACCTTGGTCCACATGTCCTATTTAGCCCTCTGATCCTGGCATCAGACACAGAATAGGGAACAAGCATCTTGTTTTAGAGCCCTATAAACAGGGTTTAGTCCCCACTGAGCCTATCTGGCTTACAGCCCAGCAACAGAAGTGGCAGAGGGTGCTAAAATGGTTAAGAATTGGTGCTGTGTGTGAACAAGACCTCCCACAGGAGTCTGGTTACATTTCTGGTCTGAAGTTCCTGTCATGCTGagcttacccttcttcccacatCCAATCCCAATGTGGCAATTCCTTGATTCCTGCACTGAAGATGTGAGACTGGGTGTGCTGGCCTTTTTCCCTGCACTGGCAGGGAAAGAATGAACCCTTTTGCCCTTGGAATGGCAGCAGCTGCTTGTAATCACTGTAAAAGACAATTAGGAAGGTCATGTAACTGGTCAAATAATCAGGGCAGGAAATAAAAAGTAAGTTTGTCTCATGTAGTACGGTTaaaccagaagctgggaaagacCTGGTGTAGATCTCCCCACACAAACTCTGCTTGAAGTGGTACCAGGAGAGCTCCCTACCCAGAGGGATCTGGGACAGGAGCCCAGGAAGATACTGGTGGAAGAGGCCTGCAGGGAGACCTGGGAGAGGCACAGGAAGAGAAGAATGCTTTAGAGTCTGTCTCTGCAGGGATCTAGAGAAACTTTGGGCGTCTTGAGAACTAGCAAGTCAGCCTATGGCAGGGCGCTCAGAGCCAATCCCTGAAGCTCTGACACGGGTAATTGGGAAGGATATAAAAGGACCTGAAGAGGACTGCCGTAAAGGTCCTTGAATACTTTTATGTTCCAATAAACAGTCCAAGATATGGGAACCTTAGCTGCAACATATAAAGTGTACACACTTTACGGTATCAGCAAAGtgggaaaatgaggcagaggCATCCAGATGCAGAGTAAGACAGCCCTCTCACGGGGTTCAAGAGAATTCTGGTTTATTTGAGACTAGCTCTTTTTTTCTTGTTCTAGACCAGTACAGAGGAACCACCCAGAAGCAGCAGTGGGCAGTCTGCTGAAGAAGGTGGCCCAGCTGGCATTCTGGAGTATCTTTCTGCAGCGAAACATAAAGAGCTGTCAGTCTTGCTGCTGGAATTGAGGGAAGCTCAAGAAGAGATAACATTTCTGAAGGGACAGCTCTTGGATCCAGGAAGCCAAACACCTGCAATGAACtgggcagaggaagaaataaatgTTATGGGAGGAAGATTCCAGCCAAGATTCCTTGAGGGAGAAGGACAAAAGACCTCATCTATCCAGAGTGAATTGAGCAGTGACTCGCTGACGGTGGAGGAAGTGCAGAAAACCTCTGTGCTTCAGGAAGAGACAAACAGCTTCCCAGAAGTACTCCTAGAGCACATCACCCACAGTGGAGGGGAAATGGATGCAGTGCAAGGGCTCAGAGGAGGGCTCTCTGCAGCAACTACAGAGCTTGGTCTTTCTCAGCCTCAGGAGCTGACACAGTTGCAAAGAAAAATTATGGAGCTGCAAACAAGTCTGCAGAAATCAGAGGAATTGTATAAGAAAGACTCAGAAGAGAAAGTGGCAGAAATAAATAGGCTAACCCAGCTGGCAGAGGCATGCAGGAAAAATGCAGAGAAATCTAACAGTGCATTGCATGTTCTGACTGAAGAGAGAGATCAGCTCCTGTCTCAGATGAAGGAGCTTTGTACCATAACGGAACTAAAGGAGCTTGAAGGAAATCTAATGGATTCAGAAAAGCAGAGGCTATCTGACTATGAAAGCAGAACTGTACAGCACAGTCTACTGAAAGAACAAATCCAGAGCCTGAAAAATGAATATAAATCCAAAGAGAGAAAAATTGAAGCTTTGCAAAAGGACCTGGATGAGGCACAGCTTCAGCTTTCGAAACAGGATGCTCTAGCAAAAAGTCTGAGAAACCAGCTCCAGAAGACGGAGTGTGAAGTGCTTGATCTGCAGGAACATTTGAGGAAGACCACAGTCAAGACAGAGGAGCTTACCCAGGGCATTGTCTCAAAGGAGCTTGACGCAGTAAGGCTAGAACAGCTTCTTGCTGAACGGACTGGGGACAATGAGAACCTCCAGCAAGCTTTACTGGAGAGGGATCAGCAGGTGACTGAAATCAGCATCACAATGTCTGCGAAAATAGGCCAGCTGAATGAAGAGAAATTTGCTCTGGGGAGTGAGCTAAAGGGCCTTAAAGAGCAGATGAGCTTATTGCTGAAAACTGAGGCAATAAGAGACCAGCACACGGAACAAACAGGAGAAGCAGAAGACTTGTGTCTGAAATGCAAGGGGTCTGAGCAGCAGAGCGAGATGATGGCAGCAGTGTGTAAGGAGAGAGAGGTGCTAGGAAGTGAACTGGagcatctcaaaaaagaaaatgagcaagtgaagCGAAAGCTGCAGGCAGCTCTCATCAACAGGAAGGAACTTCTGAAGAAGGTCAACAAGCTGGAGAATGAGCTGGTGCAAGTGAGAGGGACATTTGGGGCAGAAGCTCAGAAAGCTGAAGTGGAAGGTACTACAGCAAGTGGCCTAAATGCAGAGGGAGACGTGACTCCTGAAAGCCAAGCCAGGGAGATGTCTCTCATGCAGTTGCTTTCTGAAAGGGAAGCTGAGCTGCAGAGCATCCAGAAGGACTTGCTGGAGAAGGAAGCAGCTGAAGCACAGTTGCAGGCTCTGATTGAGGAGATGAAGAAAAGTTTGCAGGATAAGACCAACCTAATTGATTCGAAGAAGGCTGAAATTATGGAAAGCCAGTCAGCCATCCAGAAACTTATCACAGCCAATAAGTGCTTAGAAGGTTCTGACCCAGCTGCTTCTAAAGAGGATGAGGTGAAcagtccagctgctgcagggtttGAAGAACACCATAAGTCTGCTCTGAAAGAGAGAATCTCAGCCCTTGAACAAGAAAAAGATCAACTTCAAAAGAAGCTTCAGGAAGCACTGACTTCCCGTAAGGACACTATAAAGAAGGCTCAAGAAAAAGATCGACACCACAGAGAGCAGCTGAAACAGCAGAAGGATGATTACAATCTCCTACAAGAACAGTTTGATAAGCAAAGCAAAGAGAAGGAAAGCATCCAAGATCAGCTCAGACAACTCCAAGCACAGAGAGAGTGTACAGAGAGCCATTCTCTGCCAGGCATCCATTTCCAAAGATCAGCTGAGTCTGTACTCGATGTAACACAAGAGCTTGCAGGAAATTTACAGCATTCTGACAGGAGCCAAGGCTGGATTGAGTCTTCATGCTTGGAAGTAGAAAATACTAAAACAAATAACCTCTTACAGGAGACAGATGTTTCTATGGAAGAGTTTAAGGCAGAGCTCAAGAATCTGCAGACCAAGAAAGATGAACTAGAATTCACAGTCAGTCATTTGGAAAGTGATCTTGCTTGCAAATCAGAAGCAGTCATTCAGCTACAAGAGCACATAGCACAGTTGCTCTCAGAGATGGAAGGTCTGAAGAGCACCTGTCACCAGGTGGAAGCCCATGCACCAAGTCTTCAGGCAGAACTGGAAAAAAGTCAAACAGAGATTTCCAGACAAGACAATCTGAAGGCACTTAAACAAGAAGTAGAGGAGCTAAAAAATCTCATGAGCAAAAAGGATGAAGAAATTGAACTCTTAAACTTGCAGCTAAGGGAGAAAAGCAAAGCTCTTACTCAGGTACAGAGAGATTTCCTGGAAAACGAAGACTTGATCAAGACTCTGCACAGTCAACTGGAAAAACAAACTAGTATGCATGAGGAACAAAGCAAGCGACTGAAAGCTGAGCTTCTTGAACTCCAGCAGAGACCAGATGAGGGGGCTGAAGAAGCCAAATATAAGAACCAAGTGCAGAGAAAGCTGCAGGCTGCACTCATCTCTAGAAAAGAGGCACTTAAAGAGAGCACGACTCTAAAAGAGGAGCTGGCTACTGCCAAAATGACTATAGAAACTCTCTCTCTGAGGCTGGCAGATATGGAGAGCCAGGTTTGTGATTGGGATAGGGAAAAAGATGCATTATCAGAAAAGTTAGTAGGCGtcactgaagagagagagaaactcatTGCAGAAGTTGACAAAGCTTTAATGGAAAATCAGAACCTTGATAGCTCTTGTGAAAGCCTGAAGCTGGCTCTAGAGGGGATCACTCAAGAGAAGGAGAAGCTAGAGAAGGAGATTGAATCCTTGAAATGTTTGCAGGCTGCCGAGAGTTCTGAGTGGCAAGAGAAATATAAGGAACTGCAGAAAGAATATGAAACCCTCTTGCAGTCCTATGAGAATGTAAGTAATGAAGCTGAGCGAATTCATCATGTTCTGGAAACTATCAGGCAGGAAAAGCAAGACATTTTCAGCAAGTTGAAAGGTGCTGAGGCTAAGAAAAGAGAAGTAGATAAGCAGCTGCAGGAGGCTGAGCAGGAGATGGAGGGAATGAAAGAAAAAATGAGGAAGTTTGCAAAATCCAAGCAACAAAAGATCCTGGAACTGGAGGAGGAGAACGAACGGCTGAGAGCAGAGTTGCACCCTACAGAGGGTGACCTAAACAGGGATGGAGATATGTCTCTCTTGACAAGCACTAGTCTTAGAGAGGCACTAGAGAGCTCTAAGAGGGACTGCCAATCGCTTTCCATTCAGCTTGAAACATTAATGGCTGAAAAGGGTTCTCTTGGTCAAGAAGTTCAAGTCTTAAAGCACCAATTGCAGTGCACAGAATCCAAGCTAAAGGAAAACTTAGATGCAGCAGCCAAGCATGGTGTCCAAAAAACTATTGTGGAAGAAGCAAATCAAGCTGTTCCCACAGCAGCATTACCTCTAGAAGTGGCTGACAATCAAGTGGATTTAGGGCCCTGCACAGAATCTCCAGAGCCTCTTAGAGCAGGCATTGTAACTGAGGCagaagagaaattaaatgaaggtAGCAGGTCACATGATGAAATTAATACTTACTTACAGCAAATAGTTCAGCTTACAGAGCGAATCACAGAATTGGAGGAAAATAGAATGGCTGCAGAAAAACAAGTAGGCAGCATCTTCAGGAGTGTTGAAACCTTAGGAGAGGAGAAGAAGGCCTTAGAGAGCCAAGTGGCAGCAAAAGTCCGTGAACTGAACACCCTTCAGGAAACAGTAGCCAAGATGGAACTAACTAACAGACAAATCGAAGAACAACTTGTCAGAATGACAAAGCTGAAGGAAACGCTGGAGGCAGAGAAGGATGACTTAGAGGAAAGGCTCATGAATCAGCTAGCAGAACTTAACGGAAGTATTGGAAACTATCAACAAGACATGGCTGACCTTCAAACCAAAAATGAGCAACTGAAATCTGAGCTCCAGAGCTTGCAAAGAATGGTAAAtgagctggaggaggagaagcggcagctgatgagagagaaaactgaggcagaggcagagacACAGAAGGAATATGCAGAAAAACTAAAATGTGCTCAGAAGGGAGATGGCAGCAGAACTCATGCAAAAGAGCTTCAGGAGCTGTTGAAACAGAAACAGCAGGAGGTGAAACAGTTGCAGAAGGACTGTATTAAAAGCCAGGAGAAGATCAGTAGTCTAGAGAGAACTGTTAAAGCTCTGCAGTTTGTTCAAAGTGAGTCTCAAAAGGAACTCGCAGCAGCCAAAGAGAACTTAGCCAAAGCATGTGAAGACACCAAGAAAGCACAAGCAGAGCTGGCTTCCTGCAGAATATTACTGGATGATACTCAGAGTGAGACAGCAAGGATTTTAGCAGAGAGTCTCAAAgtgagagaggagctgcaggcaaACAAAGAGCATGTTAAAATTCAAATGAAGAGAAAGGATGAAGATTTTGAGAGAAGACTGGGACAAGAAAAAGACAAGCACTCAAAGGAGATAAATAACATGGAGGAAAAACTGGCAtctttgcagagagagagagattctatggAAGGGACTGTCAGAGACATTCAAGACTCCTTGCACAGAAGAGAACAAGAGGCCAAGCAGCTACAAGGCAGCCTTAACAAAAACCTGGCCCAGCTTGCAGCCTTCACCAGGAGCATGACTTCTCTCCAGGATGACAGGGATCGAGTGATTGATGAGTCCAAAAAATGGGAGAAGTTGTTCACTGAGGCTATTCAAAAGAAGGAAGAGGAGATCCATGCTAGAGAGGAGACCTGCACTATTCTAAAGGATCAGATGAGGCAGATGTCCATGCATATAGAGGAGCTACAGATTCATGTATCCAGGTAAAGAGAAAATGAAAGTGAGCGGTGGTTACTTCGGTGTTATGGTCTTTCCTTCCATCTCTCATTTCTCAGTTATcagcagatactgctttttaAGCCAAATTGTAGTTTATATTCACCTTAACATACTGTAGTCAGCAGGGAAACATCTGTAGTCTCTCTCTACTAACATGAAACTTAAAATAAGTTCTGCTGCATAGAGTGGTTATATTTTGAAGTTACTAAGATAGCAAGTAAATGATGCCTTCAAGAATTCAACAATTCCTATTTGatccaattttatttatttatttatttttgtttggtggGGGGAATTGCAGAGTCAAAGGACAATAGAAATGTACCATGATGTTAAAAATTCCGATAGAAAATTGTTTAGGAACAAATAAAACTTTCTCTGTAGTATTTGCAACCCAAACACTGTAGCAATGAGAACTTGAAAGAGAAATGCATGACAAACAAATATGGCTGTAATTTAAATGACATTCCTTAAGATCAGAGAGATGCCGAAAGTAAACATCTGGATTAAAATGCGAAGAGTACATGAGAGTTTTTACTGTCTACATTTTAATATTTGACTGTTTCTTAGTAACATTGGTAAAGTTTTATTTCACCAGATAGGATTTTTAAATTGACAGTGCTCTTTTTACAGGGAATAGCACAACTAAGCTTATACAGACTTCTGAGATGTATGAACTGTTCCGTTAATGTCAGTGGATGttacattcccctcccccacctcaggGCCGGAGAGCCTATGATGTGTGTCAGACATgcctattcttcttcgagtgattgctcatatccttTCCAGATAGGTGTGTGCGctccgcatgcacgttcgtcggagaaactt of the Gopherus flavomarginatus isolate rGopFla2 chromosome 1, rGopFla2.mat.asm, whole genome shotgun sequence genome contains:
- the GOLGB1 gene encoding golgin subfamily B member 1 isoform X2, whose amino-acid sequence is MCCCAKLPSSPNLLFHQYSHRPEMLSRLSGLANTVLQELSGDGSDAQVESSATVSEPGMESREEMPKDILERLAHTEQLAVQLKDLIREKDARLQQKEVELKEEREAADAKLKKLKLQAKAKLAALNKRIEELTEQGSVLPAKSLPEEQLHHRKLQNNQRTNEEQKEEVEALKQKLQEQEETVRNLMEQLAVTRESLTDTQAKQAAQEVIREKDALLEEQVHQHCAELHQAVPQSDREAEMQQNLRTLQRMLEEQEAGLLGRTQVVELLQRELHGAEEQNKTLLDQCQRMEAELSSLKKMLDAEREESQSLVEKMELELAEKKLSFHQLQEEVQYLSEQLEQAARTRTELESECRAQDQKYKLEVEEQKLHIAYLQMAEQELRTSHDALLAQNGQLLRDIDRLLVQSTENSATIQHLQDELTQKSEEFVHCQTELKLLKSELVMQVSQSEEQVQSLKAVSEQNEIPLQKNVVEQEDEKRTLLLPTAALERLKAENETLCFQHTLLEAQHEAVMSMEDSNQTDSIGTDSKLLDLLTQEGPSCSGYCSPGPDGHSAALVNNEPQSPQPSEDIMALTQTSTEEPPRSSSGQSAEEGGPAGILEYLSAAKHKELSVLLLELREAQEEITFLKGQLLDPGSQTPAMNWAEEEINVMGGRFQPRFLEGEGQKTSSIQSELSSDSLTVEEVQKTSVLQEETNSFPEVLLEHITHSGGEMDAVQGLRGGLSAATTELGLSQPQELTQLQRKIMELQTSLQKSEELYKKDSEEKVAEINRLTQLAEACRKNAEKSNSALHVLTEERDQLLSQMKELCTITELKELEGNLMDSEKQRLSDYESRTVQHSLLKEQIQSLKNEYKSKERKIEALQKDLDEAQLQLSKQDALAKSLRNQLQKTECEVLDLQEHLRKTTVKTEELTQGIVSKELDAVRLEQLLAERTGDNENLQQALLERDQQVTEISITMSAKIGQLNEEKFALGSELKGLKEQMSLLLKTEAIRDQHTEQTGEAEDLCLKCKGSEQQSEMMAAVCKEREVLGSELEHLKKENEQVKRKLQAALINRKELLKKVNKLENELVQVRGTFGAEAQKAEVEGTTASGLNAEGDVTPESQAREMSLMQLLSEREAELQSIQKDLLEKEAAEAQLQALIEEMKKSLQDKTNLIDSKKAEIMESQSAIQKLITANKCLEGSDPAASKEDEVNSPAAAGFEEHHKSALKERISALEQEKDQLQKKLQEALTSRKDTIKKAQEKDRHHREQLKQQKDDYNLLQEQFDKQSKEKESIQDQLRQLQAQRECTESHSLPGIHFQRSAESVLDVTQELAGNLQHSDRSQGWIESSCLEVENTKTNNLLQETDVSMEEFKAELKNLQTKKDELEFTVSHLESDLACKSEAVIQLQEHIAQLLSEMEGLKSTCHQVEAHAPSLQAELEKSQTEISRQDNLKALKQEVEELKNLMSKKDEEIELLNLQLREKSKALTQVQRDFLENEDLIKTLHSQLEKQTSMHEEQSKRLKAELLELQQRPDEGAEEAKYKNQVQRKLQAALISRKEALKESTTLKEELATAKMTIETLSLRLADMESQVCDWDREKDALSEKLVGVTEEREKLIAEVDKALMENQNLDSSCESLKLALEGITQEKEKLEKEIESLKCLQAAESSEWQEKYKELQKEYETLLQSYENVSNEAERIHHVLETIRQEKQDIFSKLKGAEAKKREVDKQLQEAEQEMEGMKEKMRKFAKSKQQKILELEEENERLRAELHPTEGDLNRDGDMSLLTSTSLREALESSKRDCQSLSIQLETLMAEKGSLGQEVQVLKHQLQCTESKLKENLDAAAKHGVQKTIVEEANQAVPTAALPLEVADNQVDLGPCTESPEPLRAGIVTEAEEKLNEGSRSHDEINTYLQQIVQLTERITELEENRMAAEKQVGSIFRSVETLGEEKKALESQVAAKVRELNTLQETVAKMELTNRQIEEQLVRMTKLKETLEAEKDDLEERLMNQLAELNGSIGNYQQDMADLQTKNEQLKSELQSLQRMVNELEEEKRQLMREKTEAEAETQKEYAEKLKCAQKGDGSRTHAKELQELLKQKQQEVKQLQKDCIKSQEKISSLERTVKALQFVQSESQKELAAAKENLAKACEDTKKAQAELASCRILLDDTQSETARILAESLKVREELQANKEHVKIQMKRKDEDFERRLGQEKDKHSKEINNMEEKLASLQRERDSMEGTVRDIQDSLHRREQEAKQLQGSLNKNLAQLAAFTRSMTSLQDDRDRVIDESKKWEKLFTEAIQKKEEEIHAREETCTILKDQMRQMSMHIEELQIHVSSLEHNKQDWESESQRVIQQHQKMFDMLQEENKGLVSQLEEYQRLYTDSQNELQKLDAEIKCLRDQLADLHSSFTKSEVSREEMESMVKQQEASIQNCKFNCEQLEADLQASKDLTNKLHKEIGAKDQKIISLLAAKEEAVMTVVSELQQQHSEEVKRLEDRLGKKEEEKVTLKNEREKALDKLNHLMETMKITREESKQQKAQLASFAKCMSSLQDDRDRVLRDYEQLEERHLVIILKKDQLIQEAAAENNKLKEEIRSFHSQVDDLNSENAKLNAELVRYREDLNQVISIKDSQQKQLLKTQLQRIQVLENEKVNIEGHLKESEHAVEDLRQCVEALKEDKQSMSKEIENITFSLSQIQSEMTALPEGRHIVELETQLKDREKEVQELSSKLALTQKRVAELEEELVHVQRNAAEKVGEAQDKLKNELKHLHHDAGIMRNETETAEERVAELARDLMEMEQKLLTVTEENKDLKAQIQSFGNSMSALQDSWDQTNEELQVLGKKYSADLEKQQCLVQSLQKEMAQLQEEQHSTARERDSLISELTALKNTDDKKGLLFQLEELNQQLRVKDEELFRLSLELEESSSQIKSFSRAMASLQDERDRLLSELNKAHRVEEVKQQTAVNSSSSPAEVQSLKKALSSLQDDRDRLLTELKNLQQQYLQIGMETAEVSHLKARLQEYRQEADKQYCLQEQLRQEMLSCQQELDQLRQEKTTWEMQNKRAKEQYFMALADKDQQLSHLQRIVQDCVKSPLSKSQVIEEQHQRQTSPETHSSSETLGGDPSSLEAKADHLRVQLSDSLKELHQKELRIQQLNSKLSQIFEEKNALSIQLRGNSQNLRESHQHCREVLNRCMTLEKQLQELQSPNKDMRSLVTDAAPGAPQEKNELQRESYTPELQELQLRLSEAKQLHSSTKQDLRHLEEQLQEERDQRLAAEEAFSAAQDHIRRLESSEWASALGSSINVSPSHEHSLLIDSRDSSFSKTRSNSGLWRQLHSLFCSRTRLPLLVTVYLFMLHILLFLCFTGHL